A window of the Brassica oleracea var. oleracea cultivar TO1000 chromosome C1, BOL, whole genome shotgun sequence genome harbors these coding sequences:
- the LOC106333481 gene encoding uncharacterized protein LOC106333481, producing MEVRGPVMCVLLMCYIFGHIITSHNSCFIEAGSSSKYGDLEIEKKLRTINKPAVKIIKTIHGEKYGCVDFVKQPAFDHPSMKNHTYHYKMRPISHPDEKRKRETNNTAFGYLWENGVGCPIGTVPIRRITKDDILGLNSLEDIYTPRSSYNTTTYGTSDPYYDQHHFAVGRTPNKGMVFNGATMELCITAPKVKPSQFSSARLHIQMGDDFIQMGITDKANGNWWFEFGTDAEEIGFWPSNLFRQSSGNYVEWGGEVFTASLPGPQMGYGIFPFEQVRYDAYVKRVAILDDNYNFDTKVDYMESFSDDNGGYKVIDFVKSEFQDAGHIIFYGGPGLDH from the exons ATGGAAGTGAGAGGTCCAGTGATGTGCGTGTTGTTGATGTGTTACATCTTTGGTCATATAATAACAAGTCATAACAGTTGCTTTATCGAAGCCGGGAGCTCGTCTAAATACGGAGATCTTGAAATCGAGAAGAAGTTAAGGACAATTAACAAACCCGCCGTCAAGATCATCAAG ACTATTCATGGAGAAAAATACGGATGCGTGGATTTCGTCAAGCAACCAGCATTTGATCACCCTTCTATGAAAAATCACACATACCATTACAAG ATGCGTCCGATATCCCATCCCGATGAAAAGAGAAAAAGAGAGACAAACAACACTGCATTTGGTTACTTATGGGAGAATGGTGTGGGTTGTCCCATTGGTACGGTCCCTATACGAAGAATCACCAAAGACGATATCTTGGGATTAAACTCGTTAGAGGATATATATACACCTCGTAGTTCTTACAACACTACTACCTACGGTACTAGTGACCCGTATTACGACCAACATCAT TTTGCGGTGGGTCGGACACCGAACAAAGGAATGGTCTTCAATGGAGCAACAATGGAACTGTGTATAACCGCCCCTAAGGTTAAGCCTAGCCAATTCAGTAGTGCTCGGCTTCACATTCAGATGGGAGACGATTTCATACAAATGGGTATAACT GACAAAGCAAATGGGAACTGGTGGTTTGAGTTTGGTACAGACGCAGAAGAAATTGGTTTCTGGCCGTCGAATTTGTTTCGCCAAAGCTCTGGAAACTACGTCGAGTGGGGAGGAGAAGTGTTCACCGCATCACTACCTGGTCCTCAAATGGGATATGGAATTTTTCCATTTGAACAAGTACGTTACGATGCATATGTCAAACGTGTAGCCATACTCGATGATAATTATAACTTTGATACTAAAGTGGATTATATGGAATCATTTTCGGACGATAATGGAGGATACAAAGTGATCGACTTCGTAAAGTCTGAATTCCAAGATGCCGGTCATATAATCTTTTATGGTGGTCCAGGACTCGATCATTAA